From a single Silene latifolia isolate original U9 population chromosome 6, ASM4854445v1, whole genome shotgun sequence genomic region:
- the LOC141587583 gene encoding chaperone protein dnaJ 11, chloroplastic-like yields MLSISLPSTVTSPKSFNQSPPSTCHSSNLLISPRSVNLRRITCAATATVAAAATFAGVETTAFSSLYDVLGISAAASNGEIKAAYRRLARSCHPDVAGGSEDATAFIRINDAYLTLLDPEKRAVYDRSLVLRQPLTAARFYRMSASPSSSSSFCRSPRRNWESDQCW; encoded by the coding sequence ATGCTTTCTATTTCTCTTCCGTCAACCGTCACCTCTCCGAAGTCCTTCAACCAATCACCTCCCTCCACGTGTCACTCCTCCAACCTCCTCATATCGCCGAGATCCGTCAACCTCAGGCGCATCACTTGCGCCGCAACCGCAACCGTCGCCGCTGCAGCGACTTTCGCTGGAGTTGAAACGACAGCGTTTTCGTCGTTATACGATGTTCTTGGAATTTCTGCTGCCGCATCGAATGGCGAGATTAAGGCGGCGTACCGCCGCTTAGCGCGGTCGTGTCATCCTGACGTTGCGGGAGGTAGCGAGGATGCTACTGCTTTTATTCGTATTAATGATGCGTATTTGACGCTTTTGGATCCGGAGAAGCGTGCAGTATACGATCGGAGCTTGGTTTTACGGCAGCCATTGACTGCTGCGAGGTTTTATCGGATGTCGGCTTCGCCTTCGTCTTCGTCGTCGTTTTGTAGGTCTCCGAGGAGGAATTGGGAGAGTGATCAGTGCTGGTAG